In a single window of the Flavobacterium ammoniigenes genome:
- a CDS encoding N-acetylneuraminate synthase family protein, protein MKKIKFGNKIIGQGEPLYFIADIGANHDGDINRAYKLIELAKEAGADAAKFQNFQASKIVSKIGFEKLGTQLSHQSSWKKSVYEVYEDASVSLDWTPLLKAKCEEVGIDFFTSAYDFESVDAVDPFVDLYKIGSGDITWIEIIEYIAKKNKPVLIATGASEMIDVVRAMNAIEAITEDVVLMQCNTNYTLDRDKYRYVNLNVLKYFAQRFPNSILGLSDHTLGHATVLGAVALGALVIEKHFTDSNDNDGPDHKFAMNPKTWREMVDNANEVYYALGDGVKRIEENEKKSLIVQRRSLRAVSDFEIGHIITHKDLEALRPIPEDGFSPYQVSELLGKVLVTPIGKGEHITKKHIQ, encoded by the coding sequence ATGAAAAAAATTAAATTTGGGAATAAGATTATAGGTCAAGGCGAACCATTATATTTTATAGCTGATATCGGAGCCAATCATGACGGTGATATCAATAGGGCATATAAACTGATTGAGTTAGCTAAAGAAGCGGGTGCTGATGCCGCTAAATTTCAAAATTTTCAAGCTTCAAAAATTGTAAGTAAAATTGGTTTTGAAAAATTAGGAACCCAGTTATCTCATCAATCTTCTTGGAAAAAAAGCGTATATGAAGTATATGAAGATGCAAGTGTCTCTTTAGATTGGACCCCATTATTGAAAGCTAAATGTGAAGAAGTAGGGATTGATTTTTTTACAAGTGCTTATGATTTTGAGTCTGTTGATGCGGTTGATCCTTTCGTAGATTTATATAAAATTGGTTCAGGTGATATCACTTGGATTGAAATTATTGAATATATTGCCAAAAAAAATAAACCTGTATTAATTGCTACAGGAGCCTCAGAAATGATAGATGTTGTTAGAGCAATGAATGCTATAGAAGCTATTACAGAAGATGTTGTGTTAATGCAATGTAATACAAATTATACTTTAGATAGGGATAAATATAGATATGTTAATTTAAATGTGCTCAAATACTTTGCCCAGCGTTTTCCGAATTCAATACTCGGTTTGTCTGATCATACATTAGGACATGCAACAGTATTAGGAGCGGTAGCTTTGGGTGCTTTAGTAATTGAAAAACATTTTACCGATAGTAATGATAATGATGGGCCTGATCATAAGTTTGCCATGAATCCCAAAACTTGGAGAGAAATGGTTGATAACGCAAATGAGGTTTATTATGCTTTAGGAGATGGAGTAAAAAGAATAGAAGAGAATGAAAAAAAATCTTTAATAGTTCAAAGAAGATCTTTAAGAGCAGTTTCAGATTTTGAAATAGGTCATATTATAACACATAAGGATTTAGAAGCCCTTCGCCCAATACCAGAAGATGGTTTTTCACCATACCAAGTAAGTGAACTTCTTGGAAAAGTATTGGTAACCCCAATCGGAAAAGGGGAACATATTACAAAAAAACATATTCAATAA
- a CDS encoding Wzz/FepE/Etk N-terminal domain-containing protein: METQNDEITLKELLEKAKEWYSYLLSHWKIILLAGFIGAAIGLAYSISKKPIYTATLSFALEDEKGGGMSGALGLASSLGLDLGGGSGGGAFSGANLTELFKSRSMVEQTLMQPVLSGEDTISLAEMYIRTQEWRDKWNEKPKLKGIQFPPLTKRKYFSREHDSIMGKMYEDLSKTSLTVAQKDKKISIISINVKSENEAFAKAFSETLAKKVSDFYVDTKSKKARMNMAILQHQTDSIRAELNGAITGVAVANDNTFMLNPALNVNRAPSAKRQVDVQANTAILTELVKQTELAKVTLRKETPLIQVIDRPILPLPKEKFGKAKGLVLGGILSSFIFILFLLTKRIIKQLLS; encoded by the coding sequence ATGGAAACACAAAACGACGAAATCACCCTCAAAGAACTACTCGAGAAAGCAAAAGAATGGTATTCCTATTTACTTTCTCATTGGAAGATCATTCTGTTAGCAGGTTTTATAGGAGCGGCTATAGGTTTAGCCTACTCTATAAGTAAAAAACCAATCTATACAGCAACTTTATCCTTTGCACTAGAAGATGAAAAAGGAGGAGGAATGAGTGGCGCTTTGGGATTGGCCAGTTCCTTAGGATTGGATTTAGGTGGTGGCAGTGGTGGCGGTGCATTCTCAGGGGCAAACCTAACTGAATTGTTCAAATCCCGCTCGATGGTGGAACAAACTTTGATGCAACCTGTACTATCAGGAGAGGATACGATTTCCTTGGCGGAAATGTATATTCGTACCCAAGAGTGGCGAGATAAATGGAATGAAAAACCAAAATTAAAGGGAATTCAATTTCCTCCTTTGACTAAGCGCAAATATTTTAGCCGGGAACACGATAGTATTATGGGTAAAATGTATGAAGACTTATCCAAGACCAGTTTGACCGTAGCTCAAAAAGACAAAAAAATATCGATAATTAGTATTAATGTGAAATCAGAAAATGAGGCTTTTGCCAAAGCCTTCTCGGAAACTTTAGCGAAGAAGGTCTCTGACTTTTATGTAGATACCAAAAGCAAGAAAGCCAGAATGAATATGGCGATATTGCAACATCAAACGGACTCTATTCGTGCCGAATTGAATGGTGCTATTACCGGAGTAGCAGTAGCCAATGACAATACCTTTATGTTGAATCCTGCTTTGAATGTGAATCGAGCGCCATCGGCCAAACGTCAAGTGGATGTGCAAGCCAATACGGCGATTTTAACCGAATTAGTCAAACAAACCGAATTGGCAAAAGTGACTTTACGTAAAGAAACTCCACTGATTCAAGTCATTGATCGACCTATTTTACCCCTGCCTAAAGAAAAGTTTGGTAAAGCTAAAGGTTTAGTGTTAGGAGGAATTTTGTCTAGTTTTATATTTATTCTTTTTTTACTTACAAAAAGGATAATAAAACAATTGCTTAGTTAA
- a CDS encoding dTDP-4-dehydrorhamnose reductase family protein: MNYNKSVLITGISGMLGMAVYRHFKQLNSYKIFGISRNKNFRLEGAEILIGDLTSEVFLNSIQSQKFNSIIHCSAEVNVNLCEIEKDLAFKANVYATELIFSILDSDKYIYISTDAVFDGKVGNYTENSFLNPLSYYAETKLLGEGVVKKNVKNHYILRTNIYGFNVPMKKSLFEWGYTELKDSKTINGFSNMYFNPMYVGQLAEIIEKIIVSNIEYGIYNVATNEKISKYDFLLKIKKEFDFSKQYINRIEFNQNDFVAPRALNTTLDNSKIRIAIKDYDFSIDSGFSMLRNDFHSK, translated from the coding sequence ATGAATTATAATAAGAGTGTTTTAATTACAGGTATATCAGGAATGCTTGGTATGGCAGTTTATAGACATTTCAAGCAATTAAATTCGTATAAAATATTCGGAATATCAAGAAATAAGAACTTTAGACTTGAAGGTGCAGAGATTTTAATAGGTGATTTAACATCAGAGGTTTTTTTAAATTCTATTCAAAGCCAAAAATTTAATTCAATTATTCATTGTTCAGCTGAGGTAAATGTTAACTTATGTGAAATTGAAAAAGATTTGGCATTTAAGGCAAATGTTTACGCAACGGAATTAATTTTTTCAATTTTGGATTCTGATAAATATATATATATATCAACAGATGCTGTTTTTGATGGTAAAGTTGGTAATTATACTGAAAATTCCTTTTTAAATCCTTTGAGTTATTATGCTGAGACAAAATTGTTGGGTGAGGGAGTGGTTAAAAAAAATGTTAAAAATCATTATATATTAAGGACTAATATTTATGGTTTTAATGTACCTATGAAAAAATCGCTCTTCGAATGGGGCTATACTGAATTAAAGGATAGTAAAACTATTAATGGGTTCAGCAATATGTATTTTAATCCAATGTACGTAGGCCAATTAGCTGAAATCATCGAAAAAATTATAGTTTCAAATATAGAATATGGAATTTATAATGTCGCTACTAATGAAAAAATATCAAAGTATGATTTTTTATTAAAAATAAAAAAAGAATTTGATTTTTCGAAACAGTATATAAATCGTATAGAATTCAATCAAAATGATTTTGTTGCGCCTAGAGCATTAAATACAACTCTAGATAATTCAAAAATTAGAATTGCAATTAAAGATTATGATTTCTCAATAGATTCCGGTTTTTCAATGTTAAGAAATGATTTTCACAGTAAATAA
- the pseB gene encoding UDP-N-acetylglucosamine 4,6-dehydratase (inverting): MNLENKTILITGGTGSLGKALTTHIFKHHSNIKKLIILSRDEQKQFQMAQEFPENQFPQIRFFLGDVRDEQRLIRAFQGVDIVIHAAAMKHVHLAEYNPDECIKTNIGGAQNVIHAALQTTVSNVVALSTDKACAPINLYGATKLTSDKLFVAANNIKGANPIKFSVVRYGNVMGSNGSVIPFFLKKKSEGKLPITDAAMTRFNISLQGGVDMVMHAIEHAWGGEIFIPKIPSYRITDVATAVAPDCEQIIVGIRPGEKIHEEMITASDSFYTYDLGKYYTILPTLPNFKINDFITSFGAKKVTEGFNYDSGTNTEWESIDGLRALIKEHVDSNFQ; the protein is encoded by the coding sequence ATGAATTTAGAAAATAAAACCATATTAATAACAGGAGGCACAGGGTCTTTAGGAAAAGCCTTAACTACTCATATTTTCAAGCACCATTCGAATATTAAAAAGTTAATTATCTTATCTAGAGACGAACAAAAACAATTTCAAATGGCTCAGGAATTTCCTGAAAATCAATTTCCTCAAATTCGTTTTTTTCTTGGAGACGTTAGAGATGAGCAACGATTAATACGAGCTTTTCAGGGAGTAGATATTGTTATTCATGCCGCAGCTATGAAACATGTTCATTTGGCAGAATACAATCCAGATGAATGTATCAAAACCAATATTGGAGGTGCTCAAAATGTAATTCATGCTGCTTTACAAACTACAGTGTCTAATGTAGTAGCACTTTCAACTGATAAAGCCTGCGCACCTATTAATTTATATGGTGCAACAAAATTAACTTCTGACAAACTTTTTGTAGCTGCTAATAATATTAAAGGGGCTAATCCTATAAAATTTTCAGTAGTGCGTTATGGAAATGTTATGGGATCTAATGGTTCTGTAATACCATTTTTTCTAAAGAAAAAAAGCGAAGGAAAATTACCAATCACAGATGCTGCTATGACTCGGTTCAATATATCTTTACAAGGTGGTGTTGATATGGTGATGCATGCCATTGAACATGCTTGGGGAGGTGAAATTTTTATACCAAAAATACCATCTTATCGTATTACTGACGTAGCTACTGCCGTTGCACCAGATTGTGAACAAATAATCGTAGGGATAAGACCTGGCGAAAAAATACATGAAGAAATGATTACGGCTTCTGATTCATTTTATACCTATGATTTAGGTAAATATTATACTATTCTCCCTACTCTCCCTAATTTTAAAATAAATGATTTTATTACTTCATTTGGAGCTAAAAAGGTAACAGAGGGATTTAACTATGATTCTGGAACCAATACAGAATGGGAATCCATTGATGGTTTGAGAGCATTGATAAAAGAACATGTAGATTCAAATTTTCAGTAA